In a single window of the Pithys albifrons albifrons isolate INPA30051 chromosome 19, PitAlb_v1, whole genome shotgun sequence genome:
- the WFIKKN2 gene encoding WAP, Kazal, immunoglobulin, Kunitz and NTR domain-containing protein 2: MLLVLLARWMWILLGKSSVLLLLEVSLKGTALPPVRYSHAGICPNDMNPNLWVDAQSTCKRECDADLECETFEKCCPNVCGTKSCVAARYMDVKGKKGPVGMPKEATCDRFMCIQQGSECDIWDGQPVCKCKDRCEKEPSFTCASDGLTYYNKCYMDAEACIKGITLNVVTCRYHLTWPNTSPIPPETTARPTTAYSETTVVDILPPALVNNPVHQSVYVGETVSFLCDVTGRPKPEITWEKQVDGKDKVIMKPNHVRGNVVVTNIAQLVIYNTQLQDAGIYTCTAQNSGGLLRADFPLSVIKGEPTSKEASQNKTHFPTDECLKQPDSEDCGEEQTRWYYDAKKNNCFTFIYGNCNSNLNHFETYESCMLTCMNGPINICNLPALQGHCKAYEPRWAYNSLTKQCQSFIYGGCGGNENNFESREACEEMCPFPKNTHCKACKPRQKLVTSFCKSDFVILGRITELTEDQDSGHALVTVEEILKDEKMGLKFLGKEPLEITLLNMDWSCPCPNMTTVDGQLIIMGDVHNGMAVLQPDSFVGTSSIRRVRKLREVIHKKTCELLKEFLGLH, translated from the exons ATGTTGTTGGTGCTGTTGGCTCGGTGGATGTGGATCTTGCTGGGGAAGAGCAGTGTCCTCTTGCTTCTGGAGGTCTCTCTGaaagggacagctctgcccccagTCCGGTATTCCCACGCTGGGATATGCCCCAATGACATGAACCCCAACCTGTGGGTCGACGCGCAGAGCACTTGCAAGAGAGAGTGCGACGCTGACCTG GAGTGCGAGACCTTTGAGAAGTGCTGCCCCAATGTCTGTGGAACAAAGAGCTGTGTGGCCGCTCGGTACATGGAtgtcaaggggaaaaaagggccgGTGGGAATGCCCAAAGAGGCAACCTGTGACCGATTCATGTGCATTCAGCAAGGCTCAGAGTGTGACATCTGGGACGGGCAGCCTGTCTGCAAGTGCAAGGACAGGTGTGAGAAGGAGCCGAGCTTCACCTGTGCCTCCGACGGGCTCACCTACTATAACAAGTGCTACATGGATGCAGAAGCTTGCATCAAAGGCATTACACTGAACGTGGTCACCTGTAGGTACCATCTCACCTGGCCAAACACCAGCCCTATCCCACCAGAAACAACAGCTCGCCCTACTACTGCCTACTCTGAGACAACAGTCGTTGACATCCTGCCGCCCGCGCTGGTGAACAACCCTGTCCATCAGTCCGTCTATGTGGGAGAGACCGTCAGCTTCCTCTGTGACGTTACAGGGAGACCCAAGCCAGAAATCACATGGGAGAAGCAGGTTGATGGGAAAGACAAAGTCATCATGAAGCCAAATCACGTCAGAGGGAATGTTGTGGTCACCAACATCGCCCAGCTGGTCATCTACAACACACAGCTGCAAGATGCGGGAATCTACACCTGCACCGCCCAGAACAGCGGTGGCCTCCTCAGGGCTGACTTCCCTTTGTCAGTCATCAAAGGGGAACCCACATCCAAAGAGGcttcccaaaacaaaacacattttccaaCCGATGAGTGCCTGAAGCAACCGGACAGCGAAGACTGCGGGGAAGAGCAGACCCGGTGGTACTATgatgcaaagaaaaacaactgcTTTACTTTCATCTACGGGAACTGTAATAGCAACCTCAACCACTTTGAGACCTACGAGAGCTGCATGCTGACCTGCATGAATGGCCCCATCAACATCTGCAACCTGCCAGCCCTCCAAGGCCACTGCAAAGCCTACGAGCCCAGGTGGGCCTACAACAGCTTGACAAAGCAGTGCCAGTCCTTCATCTATGGTGGGTGTGGAGGCAACGAGAACAACTTTGAGAGCCGGGAGGCCTGTGAGGAGATGTGCCCCTTCCCGAAGAACACACACTGCAAAGCCTGCAAACCCCGCCAGAAGCTGGTGACGAGCTTCTGCAAAAGCGACTTTGTCATCCTGGGCCGCATCACGGAGCTGACAGAAGACCAAGACTCAGGACATGCCCTGGTGACGGTGGAGGAGATTctcaaagatgaaaaaatggGATTAAAGTTCTTGGGGAAGGAACCACTAGAAATCACGCTCTTGAATATGGACTGGAGCTGCCCATGTCCCAACATGACCACGGTGGATGGCCAGCTCATCATCATGGGAGATGTTCACAACGGCATGGCTGTGCTACAGCCAGACAGCTTTGTGGGCACCTCCAGCATCCGGCGCGTGCGCAAGCTCCGCGAAGTCATCCACAAGAAAACCTGTGAGCTCTTGAAAGAGTTCCTAGGATTGCATTAA